The Leptospira saintgironsiae genome includes the window TTTACAAAACCAGAAGTTATTATAACGACTCTACCTTTTTCGAAAAAATAGAATAACCTGCAAATATTGGAACCTTGTTTAATTCTTAACTCAAACAATCCAGTATAGCCCTGGATCTTCTTAGAAAAAGGTTCTCTAAGTTCAGGTCCAAATTCTGCTAATAATTCAATAGTTCTGAATGCTTTTGCTTTTAATTTGTTCTCCAGCTTTAACAAGAAATCTTCAGCAGGTTCCAAAAGCTGGATTTTGAACTTCACATTGTCAATATATCAGATTTGATATACTTTGTCAATTCTTGTAAAAAGTAAATTTCCAGCCATTTCGTATAACGACCAAGGTGCTCCGACGTTTGCGATGGCACGAGTTTGCCAATGCAAACGAAGTGACTGAAGCAAATGTGCCGAAGGCCAAGCGAGTGAGTTGCGAAGCAAGCTCCGAGCGGCGCGGAGGCACCGATAGTTATGCGTAGTAACGCTTAGATTATAGGTCTTTTCTTTATTAATTCTTTTATGACATTCAGATCGCTATTAGAATAATCTACATCATATGCGATCTCACCTGAATAAAAGCGAACCGATAAACTATTAGCATTTAGAATATCATTCTGAAGCTCATTTGTAACGAAAAACTCGCCAGAACGTATTGATAAATCCAATAACTCGGTTGCTGCAATTTTGTTAGCTGTTAATTTTATATTTATCTTTTTGCTATCAATTTTAAGAAATATAGAACTTGAAAACCTTTGTTGACCGCCAACCAAAGTCTTAGCAGAAATTGCGCATCTAATAACTCCTGCTGAATTTGAATCAAATGACTTTGTAAAATTTAAGAATAAAGTCTTAGCTCCTTTAGCTGTGCTTTCAGAATTTGCGTATACTTCTAATGTTAAAGTCGATGAATTTTTAAAATCATCTTTTACTTCTTTAATTACCCCATATTGGGAAGAGCATTTTGAAATAAATAGGAAAATTGAAATTAATAATATTTTTCTCATAATAAGGTCTACCTATTACTTTTCGTCAGTATCATTCAAGCGTTATTACGCATAACGACCAAGGTGTTCCGACGTTTGCAATGGCACGAGTTTGCTCATGCAAACGAAGTGACAGACGCAAATGTGCCGAAGGCCAAGCAAGGGTTGCGTAGCAATCCCGAAGCGCTGCGGAAGCACCGATAGTTAGTCGCCGTGCCCTAAAATGTTATTTCTTCGCTAAAAAATCATCTATACATGATCGTAAAATCGAATAGTCAATTTTTGGATTACCTTTTGGTATAAGTATAGCTTGCATAGATGAAATATATAAATATATAAATATATATGAGAAGCTGACTCTTTCAAAGCTTTAATATCATTTGGCTCAAAGGTTGATGAGCTATTTGCCATCTTGATATTAATGCGATCTCCAGAAATAGCAATCTCCCTCTCTCCTAACAATATCGAATTATCATAATCTTTTAGCATTCGCCGAGTTGAAAGTTTAATTAAAAGAGGGGTTACCAAATGCAACATTAGTAATAGTAAAAAGCTAAGTATCCATAGGAGAATAAAGTCATATAAAGATGCTTTCTGGACAATTGAAACAATAATCATAAAAATGGCTAAGGCTAATGAAGTAATCCAGTATAGATTTCGACGCCACCAAAATGATGATGCAGTTTTATAATGATAAACATTAAACCCTATAATGTCAGCTTCGCTAAGTGTGAAACTAATTACGAACGTAGGTCTCATTTTCTTCCTAATATTTTATTTGCGACTATCTCGCCAAATTTCGTCAGAAAGGCGATTAATTTTTGGGCATGGCGCCTAACGACCAAGGTGTTCCGACGTTTGCGATGGCACGAGTTTGCTTATGCAAACGAAGTGACTGAAGCAAATGTGGCGTAGCCCGAGCAAGGGTTGCGTAGCAATCCTGCAGCGCTGCGGAAGCACCGAAAGTTATACGCAGTGCCCGTTAATTAAGGCCTATAACTAATTTTAATCCTTCTTCAACATCAGCCATCTTACTTGATTTCAATTTACCAACTTTATCAAGAAATCTTTCCCTATCTAAAGTTACTATCTGAGATACATTTACAACGGACTCTTTTGAAAGATTAGAATCTTTTTTAGATAGCAGTACATTGCCCGGAGCTTCAGCTAAATTTAAATTTGATGTAATTGATACAACAATTACTGTATTAATATTACTCTCGTTAAAAGAATCATCTTGTACAATTAGAACTGGACGTTTAAAGCCTGGCTCACTACCAAATGGGATTCCTAAATCCACCCACCAAATCTCACCACGAATCATTCTTTAAACTCTTACGAAGAAATTCGACAGACAAATTAGAAATATTTTCTTCTAAACTACCCTTCTCTTTGAGATAGATTTTATTTAGTCTTTCCGTTACGGATTCTTTACTATGTAATTGAATAAATTCTTCTAATGCTTTAGCAAAAAGCTGACTTCTAGGAATCCCTAATCTTTTCGCGGTCTTCTCTGCAGTTTTGAATAAGTCATCGGGAATTGAAACAGCAGTCTTCATACAATCGGTATAACCCAGGTTATACCTAAGTCAATTAAAAATTCTACCTATTTTTAAAGAAATTAGTCTCTTTTAAAAAGAAAGATTATAGGGCATTGCGTATAACGACCAAGGTGTTCCGACGTTTGCAATGGCGCGAGGCTTGCTATGCAAGACGAGTGACAGACGCAAATGTGGCGAAGCCCGAGCGAGTGAGTCGCGAAGCGATCTCCGAGCGGAGCGGAAGCACCGATAGTTAGGCAGCAGTATCGCTCCTAACACATTGCACCCAAGCCCTACTCTATGAAATCCTCAAATAGAATAAAAGCAATTAGTGGCAAATTTACTTTCAAATTATAAAAGTAGCGAACCCTTTTCGCAGGATTCAACAAAAGATAGATGCAAGTAGTTCCGATCGATTCCTAACATTCTTAAAAACATTTCAGCCTACGATATAAAGCAAGAAAAGGGAGAAAAGCGGTCTAACCTAAAGTAGATCTTGGATTTGGTCGGCTCTAAGGTAAAATCTAAAACTTATATAATAAAAATAAAAGAAAATCGCGATATTGCGCCTAACGACCAAGGTGTTCCGACGTTTGCAATGGCACGAGTTTGCTCATGCAAACGAAGTGACAGAAGCAAATGTGGCGAAGCCCGAGCGAGTGAGTCGCGAAAGCGATCTCCGAGCGGAGCGGAAGCACCGAAAGTTAGGCGTAGTAAACCTTGAGTTTAAGAAAAGTTAAGCCACGGATGGCGTTTTAACTTTCTTCGCCGAATTATTTTTAGCCGTGTATTTCTTAATCTTAGATAATTGGCTATGAATCTTTCTTTCAGCCTCTAAAAGATCATAATCATTCTGCAATCCTAACCAGAACTGAGGAGGAAGATCAAAATATTTACCTAATTTTAAAGCATAATTTGCTGAAATACTTCGTTTACCATGCATGATTTCACTTAGCCGAGATTGAGGAATTCCGGTATCCTTATAAAGTTGATACGCACTTAAACCTAAAGGTTTAAGGAACTCTTCATTTAATATATCTCCAGGATGTGGGTTCTTAATCCATTTCTTCATAAACAAACACAAACAATCCAATTAATGATAATCAACAATTTCAACATCATAGGCATCTTGTTCATGCCATCTAAAGCAGATTCGCCATTGATCGTTTATTCTTATGCTATACTGCCCTTTTCTATTTCCTGAAAGTAACTCTAATTTATTGCCTGGCGGTGATTTTAGATTTTCAACACTTTGAGAGTTGTTGATCATCCTCAATTTTCTAAGAGCTATTTCTGAAATCTGATTTGGAATCGATTTAACAAATAAGCCTTTCCAGACTTTTTCTGTGTCTTTGTTTTCGAAACTTTTGATCAATTTACTAATACTTACATAAAATGTAAGTATTGTCAATCTAAATAATCAATAAAAATGCTCTCAGAAAACCCGGACATGGATGTCCGGGATGCATTAGAATAATCTACAAGGTTTATTACGTCTAACGACCAAGGCTTGACGACGTTTCGCGAGTGCGCAAGCACTTGGCGCGAGGCTTGCTACCGCAAGACGAGTGACAAAGCGAAATGTGGCGTAGCCCAAGCAAGAGTCGCGCAGCGATCTCGAAGCGCAGCGTCAGAGCCGATAGTTAGACGCAGTGGCGAAATTATTCAACTGATTCCATATACTGATTTTTTAAAGATAATGTATTTGGATCGTTTGTATGCCTTAAAGTTTTGGTTTGCGGGTCGTATGCAAATATGCTAAAAATCTTGTCTTCTGAATTTTTGATAATTAATCTTTCATTCTTTATTTCCCAAGTATTTTCATTCTGATTCCTACCTCTTCCTATCGTTCCGTCTGGAGAGAATATAATATCCTTTGATTTCTTCGTTTCAGAATTATATACAAAATTAAATCGCTTATTTACTATTAGATTATATAGGTCATTAGTTGGATTTTGCCCCGATTTCAATTTATTTTCTTTTATAATAAATTCCTTTAAAGAAAGAATGTTTTTCTTAAATCTAATAGATTCTACTCTTTCATTTGATTCATTGCCTTCAAAGAGAAAGGAAATGTCTAATTGCTTATGTATAAAACCTTTTAGATTATTCAGTACCGACTTTTCTGCCACTGGTAGTATATTCAAAGAATCGTTTTTGATTTCCTTAAAAGCATTTGCATACCCAATCTCCTGGTTTATCCACTGTTCAGAAATAGATTGCCTCGTAAGAATTGGAACAAAATAGTTTGATTCCTTTATTCCATCCGTGACTTTTTTCGTTAGTGATATCATTTCGGATTTATTATTGGCAATGATGATTAATTCAATTTCCGGTGCATTTGAGAATACCTGCTGAATTAATTTTATCTTTTTTCTATCTTTTTCCGAATAACTGATAAATAGTTTAATTTTCATATTACCTATAGAATTTAATAGCCATTGCGTCTAACGACCAAGGCTTGGCGACGTTTCGCGAGTGCGAAGCACTTGGCACGAAGCTTGCCATGCAAGATGAGTGACAAAGCGAAATGTGGCGGAGCCTGGAGCGAGGGCGCGTAAGCGTCCCGAAGCGTAACGCCAAGCCGAAAGTTAGACGTAGTTGCCTAATTATAACTGATTATAGTAACCAATTCCGCTGAATTAAACATATCAACAGGAGAAATTACCGGTTCAGAGTAGGGAATATTATTCCCATACCGCTTTTTCATTAAATACTGCACTTTTGATGATGATAGATCAAAATCTTTCAAAGTCTTTAAATCACCTAATTTCTTACCTGTAAATTTATCATACAATTTCCAGATTAATTCAGTACAGTAAATACGATCATCTTGCCAGCCAAAATAAATATCATAGTGTCGACCTAACAGAGAATCTCCATATTGTTTCATTTCTTGAATTTTACTATTAGTTAATACTTTTTCGCGATCTTTAAGGCGCTTGATAACATAGTGATTCTTCCGGCCTCTTTTAATAAAAGTAGACAAAGGAGTAATTCTTACAGGTTCAATTGCTTCAAGAACTTTATAATCATTACCGTATTTAAAAATAATTCCCACATGTGTGTATCGTGATTTAGTCGCTGCTTTAATTGCTTTGGCTTGTTCAGAATTTGATTCGTGGAAAATAATATCCCCTTCCATTAAATCAGAAGATTTAATCTGCTCAGCTTTCAAGTCCCAGAAAGACATAAATAGAATTACTATTAGGAAAAGTGTCTTATTCATTTTTTCTTCTTTAATTATATTTTTAGGCAATTACGTCTAACGACCAAGGTGTTCCGACGTTTGCAATGGCACGAGTTTGCTTATGCAAACGAAGTGACAGAAGCAAATGTGGCGAAGCCCGAGCGAGAGTTGCGTAAGCAAGCTCGAAGCGCTGCGGAAGCACCGATAGTTAGACGACGTTCCATTATGCTAAATACTCGGCAGCTTCATTCATTTTTGCGGTAAAGTCTCTTAAGTCGAATTTTTCTCGAAAAAGATTTTCCCTTAGGATCTTATTATCATCTTTCCAAAAGTTTTCTATATTGTTATCACTGAATTCTATTAACTTAGTTTGATCCAAGAGGATTGTCTTTATACAGTACCGTGCGATTCCTTCTACAATAACACAAAGTTTTTCCACATCTCTTCCGCTGAGATGAGATAATCCCTTTAAAGAATCATGCATATGTTCTACATTACTTCGAATAGAATAAATATCGTTTATTAACGTATGATACTCAGTCCCAATGAATAATTCTGTCTTTGATTTGAATTGACGACCAGTTTCGCCTTTAGTTGGGACTATGAAACTCTCTAATGATCTTACGTAATTATGAATACGATCTTCCGCAAAGAAAGTATTAATCCCATTAATAAAACTTCTTATACCTCTCTGAATTCGTGAATGGGATTTTGTGGCTAAAAAGTTTTTTAAAGTCGCAAATATATCTCTTAATTCGGAGATATTGCTTTCTTCTATTAAAAATTCAGGAGTAACATGGTTAATTCCCGGCTTCTGCAGAGAAGAAACAGTTTGAACTTTCAGATTCCCATCTATCATTGCACCGGAGATAATAAATGGAGGATAGTCACAATTAAACCCTGCAACTAATAGCAAGGCATTAAAACATAGATGAGCCAAATTGCTTAAATCTTCATTATCTGAATCAATTACATTCGGATCTTTCACTTCTTTTTGAATTATAATATTTAGATTCGATAACTTAAGCCTTTCAGATTGTATCTCCCCCATCCAATTCTTCCACAAACTATCAATTTCTACAAACTGTTTAGTCAAGAGCGTGAGATTTGGAGCAATCTGATATGATGGCTTGCGCAATCTGTGACCTGCTCCATACACACTAACCAATGCAAACTTTTCCTTATTCTTGAGCATATTTTATGGAATGTCGTCTAACGACCAAGGTGTTCCGACGTTTGCGATGGCGCGAGGCTTGCTTTGCAAGACGAGTGACTGAAGCAAATGTGGCGTAGCCCAAGCGAGAGTTGCGTAGCAAGCTCGAAGCGAAGCGGAAGCACCGATAGTTAGACGCTGTGATGCAATATACTAAGATGCTTTATCCTAACTTCATGTCTTGTATAAATTGAAAGATTGCCGAAGATGCAATGTTGGAAAAATATGGATGATATAGAATTGATTCAAGCTGCTTTCTAAATTCCGAAACACCATCTTTTCCTTCTTCCTCGCCCATTTTTTCTGAGATAGCTTTAAACAATTCACCAATAGTAATATTATTGTAAATATTTCCTATTGCCAATTGTCCTATATTACTCCCGGAGATTGTTACAGGATGTATGGGCTTATTAGGGCTATCAACTGACTTCCAATTTGTAA containing:
- a CDS encoding toll/interleukin-1 receptor domain-containing protein, which produces MKIKLFISYSEKDRKKIKLIQQVFSNAPEIELIIIANNKSEMISLTKKVTDGIKESNYFVPILTRQSISEQWINQEIGYANAFKEIKNDSLNILPVAEKSVLNNLKGFIHKQLDISFLFEGNESNERVESIRFKKNILSLKEFIIKENKLKSGQNPTNDLYNLIVNKRFNFVYNSETKKSKDIIFSPDGTIGRGRNQNENTWEIKNERLIIKNSEDKIFSIFAYDPQTKTLRHTNDPNTLSLKNQYMESVE
- a CDS encoding type II toxin-antitoxin system PemK/MazF family toxin, which translates into the protein MIRGEIWWVDLGIPFGSEPGFKRPVLIVQDDSFNESNINTVIVVSITSNLNLAEAPGNVLLSKKDSNLSKESVVNVSQIVTLDRERFLDKVGKLKSSKMADVEEGLKLVIGLN
- a CDS encoding type II toxin-antitoxin system RelE/ParE family toxin yields the protein MIKSFENKDTEKVWKGLFVKSIPNQISEIALRKLRMINNSQSVENLKSPPGNKLELLSGNRKGQYSIRINDQWRICFRWHEQDAYDVEIVDYH
- a CDS encoding type II toxin-antitoxin system RelE/ParE family toxin, whose translation is MKFKIQLLEPAEDFLLKLENKLKAKAFRTIELLAEFGPELREPFSKKIQGYTGLFELRIKQGSNICRLFYFFEKGRVVIITSGFVKKDQKTDKDELTKAFKLMKTYKGDGA
- a CDS encoding ChpI protein, with the translated sequence MKTAVSIPDDLFKTAEKTAKRLGIPRSQLFAKALEEFIQLHSKESVTERLNKIYLKEKGSLEENISNLSVEFLRKSLKNDSW
- a CDS encoding YiiX family permuted papain-like enzyme, whose amino-acid sequence is MNKTLFLIVILFMSFWDLKAEQIKSSDLMEGDIIFHESNSEQAKAIKAATKSRYTHVGIIFKYGNDYKVLEAIEPVRITPLSTFIKRGRKNHYVIKRLKDREKVLTNSKIQEMKQYGDSLLGRHYDIYFGWQDDRIYCTELIWKLYDKFTGKKLGDLKTLKDFDLSSSKVQYLMKKRYGNNIPYSEPVISPVDMFNSAELVTIISYN
- a CDS encoding HigA family addiction module antitoxin, with the translated sequence MKKWIKNPHPGDILNEEFLKPLGLSAYQLYKDTGIPQSRLSEIMHGKRSISANYALKLGKYFDLPPQFWLGLQNDYDLLEAERKIHSQLSKIKKYTAKNNSAKKVKTPSVA
- a CDS encoding TraY domain-containing protein, whose protein sequence is MARVCLCKRSDRSKCGEARARVA